A segment of the Rickettsia bellii RML369-C genome:
CAAGGTGATTCTAATAAAGTAGAAGAAATTTTTCCTGGAGAAAAAATATCTGAAATAATTCATCCACTACTTTTAATAGAAGACGCTCATATTAATACCACAGGTATTTTAGATTATTTTCACAATAACATATTTAAAACCGGTGATTACTTTATTGTTGAGGATACTAATATTGACTATAATAATGCGTGCTATGATATTTGGAGGAAAACCCTAGAAGAAAAAGCTTGTATAGAAAAACTAGAAAATTTAAACAATAAAATTGTTAAGTTAACTAACTGGTTAAGAGAGAAAAAAGATTTATATTTAGTTGATACAAAATATGTAGATCCTTTTGGTATTACTAATGCTTCAAAAAATTGGAATTCAGTAATAAGAAAGTTTTAAGATAAATTATGAGAAAAGAAATTTATCTTAAAAATTTTGATATTAATGATAATTATATTTTAAATAATCTTTCTGATAATCCTCATCAAGCTAGTATGTTTTTTAAAGATTTTTTAGAAAAAACATATCCAGATTATATCAAAGAAATTAAGGATGCAATAAATAGCGGTGCAGAAATTATACATATAAAGAATGCTAGTAAGCAGAATTATAATGTTCTAACTCCTTATAACGGTGAAGTAGAGGTTACAGGAATAGAGGATTTAATTTGTCATATGTATGGAATAATAGGTGCAATAGATAGTTTACCTATATTATATAAAGATGAAGATAAAAATATTATCAGGGCAGTAGCACCTCGATATAATTCTCATAATGAACGCAGCTCTCAGTCACCTTTTAATGATTTAGATTGGCATGTTGATGCTGCGTATAGACCAATGCTTGAAAAAGCTAATAATCTATCGCCTATAGTGGATTATTTAATTTTTGGCGTTGTTCATAAAGGGCATGAGAACTTACCTATAGTTTATATCAGCCTTAAAGATATATTAAACCGATTAAGCTATGATGATATTTTAGTAGGGTTAAGCAAAGAATTTACGATTATGAGTGCAGATTCTTTTTTACATAAAATATCGGTCGATAATATGCCTTTATTAGTAGAGTATTCTACAGGATATTATAGTAGAATAAAAATGGACGTTATAGCTGAAACGCAAAAGGCACAAGGTTTTTTAAATAAAATTAGAGAGATTGTAGATCAAAAATCAATTCAGAATCATATATATGTTAATCCTGGGGACATCGTCATACTAAATAACAAAATGATTTTACATAAGAGAGATAAATATACCCCTAAATGGGATGGAAAAGATCGTTATTTCACAAGAATATATGCAGTAAAAGATATAAAACAAGGAGTGCTAGCAGATCCTGATAAACCTTGGATATGGATATAAATATAGATATAGTCAGTGGTAAATGGCATTACCAGCATGGACCAAAAAGCGTTCTCGGTATCATATCGAATAGTATTGGATAGTTTTTTATTATTATAAGGATATTAAATAGCTTCCAAATCGTCATTGCGAGGAGCATAGCGACGAAGCAATCTAGTAAAAAAATGCTATAAATTAACATTTTTTATTATTTTTTGGATGCCGTGGTCAAGCAATTAGATGATACTGAGAGCGTTTTTCGATCCACGCAATAATGCCTCCCGTGGCTTGGGAACTAGAGCCAGAAAAACAATTTTTGATACTAATAATTTTAGTATTTAAAGCTGGATCCCGTGATCAAGTCACGGGATGACAGGCAAAAACTGATCCACGCAATAATGCCCCTGTGGGTACGAGACGTTTTTTAAGCCATGCAATAACTTAGCAATAATGGACAACTGATTCACGCAAGCAAGCTTAACATGGGAATAAACAAGTTTACTAGATCGTATTAAATAAAAATTATTAAGCCTATTTCAATTTTAAAACATGCTTTAAAATTTTCTCTGTGGCAGCACTAGCAGATAAATTGCTGACGTCCAGTTCTAATAAATTAGAATGTGAGATATTAATTAACTCTATCCCCTCTTCAATTCGTAGAGATTTATAACGCAAAGCTCTTTCAGGGTTTGCCACACGTATTTTGTTTTCTTCTTTTGAGATAAGTAGTTTTACCGGCACAAAAAGCGAATCACGTTGCAAAGCCATATTCTCTACTTGTTTAAAAAGCTTGTGATCTCGTTCAATTTCACTGAGTACATCAGTTAGCACGTAATTATTGCGATGTTCGCAAGAAATAAATTCAAAAATATTATCCCGAATTTTCCTAATTATTTCCCAAGCAAATTCCGGAATCTTCTTAAAGCCATCATATTCAAGCAACGCAAAAATAGGATTATTAATCAACTGATTATCACATATAATATATCCGCTTTTGCTAAGCTCTTTTGCTATAGTATTATTTACCCGTTCCTGGCTTTCCTATTAAGTAGATAATGGTGGTCATAGAATTTTTGCTAAATAAATAATGTTTTAGAAGCAATTTCTGTAGCTCCTAACTTTGAGCTATCAAACCAAATATTATAGAAATGTTTACAAGATTCAAAAACATCATATTGCCCACTCTG
Coding sequences within it:
- a CDS encoding CmcI family methyltransferase; its protein translation is MLSLLNGATNQKEKKRFVSINNRIIKSDLDESFWHSIAANSCDTSWKNIPMQKSPFQIVTTQNLIQELKPKTIIEFGSFKGASALWLADIQSLSVEERKVISIDIDFDNIDSSVKFDDRIEFLQGDSNKVEEIFPGEKISEIIHPLLLIEDAHINTTGILDYFHNNIFKTGDYFIVEDTNIDYNNACYDIWRKTLEEKACIEKLENLNNKIVKLTNWLREKKDLYLVDTKYVDPFGITNASKNWNSVIRKF
- a CDS encoding TauD/TfdA family dioxygenase; protein product: MRKEIYLKNFDINDNYILNNLSDNPHQASMFFKDFLEKTYPDYIKEIKDAINSGAEIIHIKNASKQNYNVLTPYNGEVEVTGIEDLICHMYGIIGAIDSLPILYKDEDKNIIRAVAPRYNSHNERSSQSPFNDLDWHVDAAYRPMLEKANNLSPIVDYLIFGVVHKGHENLPIVYISLKDILNRLSYDDILVGLSKEFTIMSADSFLHKISVDNMPLLVEYSTGYYSRIKMDVIAETQKAQGFLNKIREIVDQKSIQNHIYVNPGDIVILNNKMILHKRDKYTPKWDGKDRYFTRIYAVKDIKQGVLADPDKPWIWI